From Panthera uncia isolate 11264 chromosome X, Puncia_PCG_1.0, whole genome shotgun sequence, the proteins below share one genomic window:
- the TCEAL4 gene encoding transcription elongation factor A protein-like 4, with product MEKLCNENEGMSENQGEMERKEQPQDVGKPEVACTLEDKEKLENERKTEDEEILKDKEKPESMTKPKNGKPESEGKPESKGKPESEGQPVSEEKPVSEGQPKEGKPVSEGKPKEEKSESEEKPKEEKPASEPRAAGKRPAGDDVPRKAKRKTNKGLAQCLKEYKEAIHDMHLSNEEMIREFDEMARVEDEVKKTRQKLGGFMWMQKSLQDPFHPRGPRELRGGCRAPQRGFEDIPFV from the coding sequence ATGGAAAAACTCTGcaatgaaaatgaaggaatgtCTGAGAACCAAGGAGAGATGGAACGTAAAGAACAGCCACAGGATGTGGGAAAGCCAGAAGTAGCTTGTACTTTGGAAGACAAGGAAAAGTTAGAAAacgagagaaagacagaagatgAGGAAATACTAAAGGATAAGGAAAAGCCAGAGAGTATGACaaagccaaaaaatggaaagccagagagtgagggaaagccagagagcaagggaaagcCAGAGAGCGAGGGACAGCCAGTGAGCGAGGAAAAGCCAGTGAGCGAGGGACAgccaaaagaaggaaaaccagTGAGCGAGGGaaagccaaaagaagaaaaatcagagagTGAGGAaaagccaaaagaagaaaaaccagccAGTGAACCAAGGGCTGCAGGAAAGCGCCCAGCTGGGGATGATGTACCCAGGAAGgccaaaagaaaaaccaacaaggGGCTGGCTCAGTGCCTCAAGGAATATAAGGAGGCCATACATGATATGCATTTGAGCAATGAGGAGATGATAAGAGAATTTGATGAGATGGCCAGGGTGGAGGATGAGGTGAAGAAAACTAGGCAGAAATTGGGGGGGTTTATGTGGATGCAAAAAAGTTTACAGGACCCCTTCCACCCGAGGGGCCCAAGGGAACTCAGGGGTGGCTGCAGGGCCCCACAAAGGGGCTTTGAAGACATTCCTTTTGTGTAG
- the LOC125931357 gene encoding LOW QUALITY PROTEIN: transcription elongation factor A protein-like 3 (The sequence of the model RefSeq protein was modified relative to this genomic sequence to represent the inferred CDS: deleted 1 base in 1 codon) — MGMRGRSGVGNRAWVTRRSRDRSGADVGSSPRARLLTHPAVRCLRCWLPSPAQNQLPELPGRRARGRRASASPRRRRPGPGPAGPAGRCEGGCCRRPRAGVEVDGRKSDEEEKLEVEGKPGHEGKLQNEGQPDDEGQAEDEGKQEKQGKSENEGKPHSEGKPESLAKAESESRAAEKRPAEDYVPRKAKRKTDRGTDDSPKDYQEDLQERHLGSEEMMRECGDVSSAQEELRKKQKMGGFHWMQRDVQDPFAQGGNGVSGE, encoded by the exons ATGGGGATGAGGGGGCGGAGCGGGGTGGGGAACCGAGCTTGGGTGACGCGGCGCTCACGTGACCGGTCGGGCGCCGACGTGGGCAGCAGCCCCCGCGCCCGCCTGCTCACCCACCCTGCGGTCCGGTGCCTGCGCTGTTGGCTCCCGTCGCCCGCGCAGAACCAGCTCCCTGAGCTGCCCGGGCGGCGGGCGAGGGGCCGGCGGGCTTCGGCGAGCCCGAGGAGGCGCAGGCCTGGCCCGGGCCCCGCAGGTCCCGCTGGTCGGTGTGAAGGTGGGTGCTGCCGGCGGCCCcgggcaggggtggaggtggaTGGGA GAAAATCAGATGAGGAAGAAAAGCTGGAAGTGGAGGGGAAGCCAGGGCATGAGGGGAAGCTCCAGAATGAGGGACAGCCAGATGATGAGGGACAAGCAGAAGATGagggaaagcaagaaaagcaGGGCAAGTCTGAAAATGAGGGAAAACCACACAGTGAGGGCAAGCCAGAATCCCTGGCAAAGGCTGAGAGTGAGTCGCGGGCTGCCGAAAAGCGCCCAGCTGAAGATTATGTGCctaggaaagcaaaaagaaaaacggACAGGGGGACAGACGATTCCCCCAAGGACTATCAGGAGGACTTACAGGAAAGGCACTTGGGCAGTGAGGAGATGATGAGAGAATGTGGAGATGTGTCAAGCGCTCAGGAAGAgctaaggaaaaaacagaaaatgggtgGTTTTCATTGGATGCAAAGAGATGTACAGGATCCCTTTGCC CAAGGGGGCAACGGGGTGTCAGGGGAATGA